A genomic window from Engraulis encrasicolus isolate BLACKSEA-1 chromosome 14, IST_EnEncr_1.0, whole genome shotgun sequence includes:
- the poc1a gene encoding POC1 centriolar protein homolog A isoform X1 → MSAMGDPALERHFKGHRDTVTSVDFSCNMKQIASGSLDSCVMIWNMKPQMRAYRFVGHKDAVMSVQFSPSGHLVASASRDKTVRLWVPSVKGESTVFRAHTGSVRSVSFSSDGQSLVTASDDKTIKVWAVHRQKFLFSLSQHINWVRSAKFSPDGRLIVSASDDKTVKIWDKNSRECIHSFYEHGGFVNYADFHPSGTCIAAASNDNTVKVWDIRSNKLLQQYQVHSAAVNSLSFHPSGNFLITASNDSTLKILDLVEGRLLYTLHGHQGAATCAVFSRKGDFFASGGADEQVMAWRTNFASVDYGEVLRSQTLLAGENGTSSRSAHTSSQTQSRLQPSGTTTVKSSSDRLTSRGTSGLRLGPARGSSDLLMPDDQEEEVEEEQWHEPPLAPSAAAREEAIPPALASTLENIVVQLDVLTQTVAILEQRLTLTEDKLKECIDNQQKIALQQQQLQQQQEQQAGQ, encoded by the exons GGGGACCCTGCCTTGGAGAGGCACTTCAAGGGCCACCGAGATACAGTCACATCAGTGGATTTCAGTTGCAACATGAAACAAATCG CTTCTGGCTCACTGGATTCGTGCGTGATGATTTGGAATATGAAGCCCCAAATGAGAGCATACAGATTCGTCGGTCATAAGGATGCAGTGATGTCCGTTCAGTTCTCACCCTCAGGACATCTGGTGGCGTCAGCATCCAGGGATAAGACCGTCCGTCTTTGGGTGCCCAGCGT gAAAGGCGAGTCCACGGTGTTCCGAGCGCACACGGGCAGCGTGCGCAGCGTGAGCTTCTCGAGTGACGGCCAGTCGCTGGTGACGGCCTCCGATGACAAGACCATCAAGGTCTGGGCCGTGCATCGCCAGAAGTTCCTCTTCTCCCTGAGTCAGCACATCAACTGGGTGCGCTCTGCTAA GTTCTCTCCAGATGGGCGCTTAATTGTGTCCGCCAGTGACGACAAAACCGTAAAAATATGGGACAAAAACAGCCGTGAATGCATACACTCATTTTATGAACATGGAGG GTTTGTGAACTACGCTGACTTCCACCCGAGTGGCACCTGCATTGCAGCAGCCAGCAATGACAACACGGTGAAGGTCTGGGACATTCGCAGCAATAAGCTGCTGCAACAATACCAAG TGCACAGTGCAGCGGTGAACTCGCTGTCCTTCCACCCCTCTGGGAACTTCCTCATCACAGCCTCCAACGACTCCACGCTGAAGATCCTGGACCTGGTGGAGGGCAGACTACTCTACACACTACACGGACACCAG GGTGCTGCTACTTGTGCAGTGTTCTCCAGGAAAGGGGACTTTTTTGCCTCAGGAGGTGCTGATGAACAG GTGATGGCGTGGAGAACCAACTTTGCCTCCGTGGACTATGGAGAGGTGTTACGCAGTCAAACGCTCCTCGCTGGTGAAAATGGCACCTCAAGCAGGTCTGCACACACCAGCTCTCAAACCCAGAGTAGACTACAG CCAAGTGGAACCACCACTGTCAAAAGCTCGTCGGACCGGCTTACCAGCAGAGGTACGAGCGGACTCCGACTTGGACCGGCCAGGGGTTCGAGTGACCTCCTCATGCCTGAtgaccaggaggaggaggtggaggaggagcagtggCATGAACCTCCCCTTGCTCCTTCAGCCGCGGCCAGGGAGGAGGCCATACCTCCCGCCCTGGCCAGCACTCTGGAGAACATAGTGGTTCAACTGGACGTCCTTACACAG acggTGGCGATTCTGGAACAGAGGCTCACTCTGACAGAGGACAAGCTGAAGGAGTGTATTGACAACCAACAGAAGATTgcgctgcagcagcagcaactccAGCAGCAGCAAGAGCAGCAGGCCGGCCAGTGA
- the poc1a gene encoding POC1 centriolar protein homolog A isoform X2, whose product MSAMGDPALERHFKGHRDTVTSVDFSCNMKQIASGSLDSCVMIWNMKPQMRAYRFVGHKDAVMSVQFSPSGHLVASASRDKTVRLWVPSVKGESTVFRAHTGSVRSVSFSSDGQSLVTASDDKTIKVWAVHRQKFLFSLSQHINWVRSAKFSPDGRLIVSASDDKTVKIWDKNSRECIHSFYEHGGFVNYADFHPSGTCIAAASNDNTVKVWDIRSNKLLQQYQVHSAAVNSLSFHPSGNFLITASNDSTLKILDLVEGRLLYTLHGHQGAATCAVFSRKGDFFASGGADEQVMAWRTNFASVDYGEVLRSQTLLAGENGTSSRSAHTSSQTQSRLQPSGTTTVKSSSDRLTSRGTSGLRLGPARGSSDLLMPDDQEEEVEEEQWHEPPLAPSAAAREEAIPPALASTLENIVVQLDVLTQLNSYPTVRTATSKLSW is encoded by the exons GGGGACCCTGCCTTGGAGAGGCACTTCAAGGGCCACCGAGATACAGTCACATCAGTGGATTTCAGTTGCAACATGAAACAAATCG CTTCTGGCTCACTGGATTCGTGCGTGATGATTTGGAATATGAAGCCCCAAATGAGAGCATACAGATTCGTCGGTCATAAGGATGCAGTGATGTCCGTTCAGTTCTCACCCTCAGGACATCTGGTGGCGTCAGCATCCAGGGATAAGACCGTCCGTCTTTGGGTGCCCAGCGT gAAAGGCGAGTCCACGGTGTTCCGAGCGCACACGGGCAGCGTGCGCAGCGTGAGCTTCTCGAGTGACGGCCAGTCGCTGGTGACGGCCTCCGATGACAAGACCATCAAGGTCTGGGCCGTGCATCGCCAGAAGTTCCTCTTCTCCCTGAGTCAGCACATCAACTGGGTGCGCTCTGCTAA GTTCTCTCCAGATGGGCGCTTAATTGTGTCCGCCAGTGACGACAAAACCGTAAAAATATGGGACAAAAACAGCCGTGAATGCATACACTCATTTTATGAACATGGAGG GTTTGTGAACTACGCTGACTTCCACCCGAGTGGCACCTGCATTGCAGCAGCCAGCAATGACAACACGGTGAAGGTCTGGGACATTCGCAGCAATAAGCTGCTGCAACAATACCAAG TGCACAGTGCAGCGGTGAACTCGCTGTCCTTCCACCCCTCTGGGAACTTCCTCATCACAGCCTCCAACGACTCCACGCTGAAGATCCTGGACCTGGTGGAGGGCAGACTACTCTACACACTACACGGACACCAG GGTGCTGCTACTTGTGCAGTGTTCTCCAGGAAAGGGGACTTTTTTGCCTCAGGAGGTGCTGATGAACAG GTGATGGCGTGGAGAACCAACTTTGCCTCCGTGGACTATGGAGAGGTGTTACGCAGTCAAACGCTCCTCGCTGGTGAAAATGGCACCTCAAGCAGGTCTGCACACACCAGCTCTCAAACCCAGAGTAGACTACAG CCAAGTGGAACCACCACTGTCAAAAGCTCGTCGGACCGGCTTACCAGCAGAGGTACGAGCGGACTCCGACTTGGACCGGCCAGGGGTTCGAGTGACCTCCTCATGCCTGAtgaccaggaggaggaggtggaggaggagcagtggCATGAACCTCCCCTTGCTCCTTCAGCCGCGGCCAGGGAGGAGGCCATACCTCCCGCCCTGGCCAGCACTCTGGAGAACATAGTGGTTCAACTGGACGTCCTTACACAG ctGAACTCCTATCCAACAGTGCGAACTGCTACCTCCAAACTAAGTTGGTAA